A stretch of the Dioscorea cayenensis subsp. rotundata cultivar TDr96_F1 chromosome 4, TDr96_F1_v2_PseudoChromosome.rev07_lg8_w22 25.fasta, whole genome shotgun sequence genome encodes the following:
- the LOC120258599 gene encoding LOW QUALITY PROTEIN: 1-aminocyclopropane-1-carboxylate synthase 7-like (The sequence of the model RefSeq protein was modified relative to this genomic sequence to represent the inferred CDS: deleted 1 base in 1 codon) translates to MAIGAMSSSSPSSSPPLSKLATSKAHGEDSPYFAGWKAYEENPYHPLNNPSGVIQMGLAENQVSFDLLEEYLEKEQEQVFKCGSNFRETALFQDYHGLKDFKKALASFMGEIRGGRAKFDENRLVLTAGATAANELLTFILADPGDCLLVPTPYYPGFDRDLRWRTRVNIIPIHCDSSNDFQVTRKALEDAYKEAEKKRSKVKGVLLTNPSNPLGKVIPKKILEDILDFVTKKNMHLISDEIYSGSVFTPNEFVSVAEIIEENGYKNSERVHIVYSLSKDLGLPGFRVGAIYSYNPNVVITATRMSSFSLVSSQTQRMLASMLSNKEFTEKYIRTNRERLRKRHEKIVEGLKEAEIECLEGNAGLFVWMNLRPLLEERTREGELKIWETIVNEVRLNISPGSSCHCSEVGWFRVCFANMSEKTLEVALKRMKDFVEKKKMKNKKQQQKQLFGYYFG, encoded by the exons aTGGCCATTGGTGcaatgtcttcttcttctccttcttcttctcctccattgTCAAAGCTTGCAACATCCAAAGCTCATGGAGAAGACTCTCCATACTTTGCTGGTTGGAAAGCTTATGAAGAGAATCCTTATCATCCTTTGAACAACCCTTCAGGTGTCATTCAAATGGGATTAGCTGAAAACCAA GTTTCATTTGATCTTTTGGAGGAGTACTtggaaaaagaacaagaacaagtgTTCAAGTGTGGATCAAACTTCAGAGAAACAGCTTTGTTTCAAGATTATCATGGTCTTAAAGATTTCAAGAAAGcattggcaagtttcatgggaGAAATAAGAGGAGGAAGAGCTAAATTCGACGAAAATCGCTTAGTTCTCACCGCC GGTGCCACCGCCGCTAATGAGCTTCTCACTTTCATTCTCGCCGACCCCGGCGATTGTTTGCTCGTTCCCACTCCTTATTATCCAGG ttTTGATAGAGACTTGAGGTGGAGAACAAGAGTGAACATAATTCCGATTCATTGCGATAGCTCGAATGATTTCCAAGTGACAAGAAAAGCTTTAGAAGATGCATACAAGGAAGCCGAAAAGAAGAGGAGTAAAGTTAAAGGAGTTCTATTAACGAATCCTTCAAATCCTTTAGGCAAAGTGATACCAAAAAAAATCCTTGAAGACATACTTGACTTTGTGACAAAGAAAAACATGCATTTAATCTCTGATGAGATCTACTCCGGCTCCGTATTCACCCCGAATGAGTTCGTATCGGTAGCTGAAATCATCGAAGAAAACGGATACAAAAACTCGGAAAGAGTGCACATTGTTTACAGTCTTTCAAAAGATCTAGGCTTGCCTGGATTCAGAGTTGGAGCTATATATTCATACAATCCAAATGTTGTTATAACTGCAACAAGGATGTCAAGTTTCAGCCTTGTTTCATCTCAAACTCAGAGAATGTTGGCTTCCATGCTATCAAACAAAGAGTTCACTGAAAAGTATATAAGAACAAATAGAGAAAGGCTAAGAAAGAGACATGAAAAGATAGTTGAAGGATTGAAAGAAGCTGAGATAGAGTGTTTGGAAGGGAATGCAGGGTTGTTTGTGTGGATGAACTTAAGGCCATTGCTTGAAGAGAGAACAAGAGAAGGAGAGTTGAAGATTTGGGAGACTATAGTGAATGAAGTGAGGCTTAATATATCACCAGGGAGTTCATGCCATTGCAGTGAGGTTGGATGGTTTAGGGTTTGTTTTGCTAACATGAGTGAGAAGACATTGGAGGTTGCATTGAAGAGGATGAAGGACTttgtggagaagaagaagatgaagaacaagaagcagcAGCAAAAGCAACTTTTTGGTTACTATTTTGGGTGA
- the LOC120257856 gene encoding uncharacterized protein LOC120257856 gives MATKLVQLQSKAKHASQFVAKHGCEYYKQLMEKNKQYVVEPPTIEKCQELSKQLFYTRLASIPGRYESFWKELDGVKNIWRNRHELKVEDAGIAALFGIELYAWFCVGEIVGRGFTFTGYYV, from the exons ATGGCAACGAAACTGGTGCAACTTCAGTCGAAGGCCAAGCATGCTTCTCAGTTTGTGGCCAAGCATGGATGCGAGTACTATAAGCAGCTGATGGAGAAGAACAAACAATACGTTGTGGAGCCGCCCACTATTGAGAAATGCCAAGAGCTTTCAAAGCAGCTCTTCTACACCAGACTTGCAAG CATTCCTGGTCGGTATGAATCTTTCTGGAAGGAGTTGGATGGTGTGAAGAATATTTGGAGAAATAGGCATGAACTGAAGGTTGAGGATGCTGGTATTGCCGCTTTGTTTGGGATTGAGTTGTATGCATGGTTCTGTGTTGGTGAGATTGTGGGAAGAGGGTTCACTTTCACTGGCTACTATGTCTGA